One window of the Streptomyces sp. ITFR-21 genome contains the following:
- a CDS encoding GlxA family transcriptional regulator — protein sequence MSRKNHRVAVLLLEGAKPLDVGIPAQVFSNRPSMPYEVRVCGPAPGMVTGGDGLSYHVAEGLDAFEHADTVFVPGYREPAVTEPPAAVVEALLAAHERGTRLAAISTGAFALAAAGLLDGKRATTHWHYTKALAAKHPHVLVDENVLFVDEGGVLTSAGAASGIDLCLHLVRRDHGVGLSNHVARRLVAAPYRSGGQAQYVPRSLPEPLGDLFASTREWALAHLAEPLTLETLARNAKVSARTFSRRFVQDTGYTPMQWVLRARLDFARELLERSDLGVEQIADRVGLGTGANLRLHFHRVLGTSPTEYRHTFSA from the coding sequence ATGAGCCGGAAGAACCACCGTGTCGCCGTACTCCTGCTCGAAGGGGCGAAGCCGCTCGACGTCGGGATTCCGGCGCAGGTGTTCTCCAATCGGCCGAGCATGCCCTACGAGGTGCGGGTCTGCGGGCCCGCGCCCGGGATGGTGACCGGCGGCGACGGCCTCTCGTACCACGTGGCCGAGGGCCTGGACGCCTTCGAGCACGCCGACACCGTCTTCGTCCCCGGCTACCGGGAGCCCGCGGTCACCGAGCCGCCGGCAGCGGTCGTCGAGGCGCTCCTGGCCGCCCACGAGCGCGGCACCCGGCTCGCCGCCATTTCGACCGGCGCCTTCGCGCTGGCGGCGGCGGGCCTGCTCGACGGCAAGCGGGCGACGACCCACTGGCACTACACGAAGGCACTGGCCGCCAAGCACCCGCACGTTCTGGTGGACGAGAACGTGCTGTTCGTAGACGAGGGCGGCGTGCTGACGTCGGCGGGCGCCGCGTCCGGCATCGATCTATGCCTGCACCTGGTGCGGCGCGACCACGGCGTCGGGCTCTCCAACCACGTGGCGAGGCGGCTGGTGGCGGCGCCCTATCGCAGCGGAGGGCAGGCGCAGTACGTTCCCCGCAGCCTGCCCGAGCCGCTCGGCGACCTGTTCGCGAGTACGCGCGAGTGGGCGCTGGCGCACCTCGCCGAACCGCTGACCCTGGAGACGCTCGCACGCAACGCGAAGGTGTCGGCGCGCACCTTCTCCCGGCGGTTCGTGCAGGACACGGGCTACACGCCGATGCAGTGGGTGCTCCGGGCGCGGCTGGACTTCGCCCGCGAGCTGCTGGAACGCAGCGACCTGGGCGTGGAGCAGATCGCCGACCGCGTGGGGCTCGGCACCGGCGCCAATCTGCGCCTGCACTTCCACCGCGTGCTCGGCACCTCCCCGACGGAGTACCGCCACACCTTCTCGGCCTGA
- a CDS encoding SDR family NAD(P)-dependent oxidoreductase gives MTATAQDLHDPGPREKPAAGGIRQPRPGSGAGAGAGPDAGSGALQDAAAGPYGDGGPGPRADTAPRPYGDRDAEPYGEHGTGPHADRDGEPYADGAEPYDRAAAGSGIDPARLETCLAVLAELDGLPVDHPDAIAVRRATAGVYRTVKQRRRQERRAAKTANDKAVTEATATGAADRIDDETLGIRLTASVSTEIAGILERPRSCYVCKTRYVEVDAFYHQLCPSCAAENRARREARTDLTGRRALLTGGRAKIGMYIALRLLRDGAHTTVTTRFPNDAIRRFKAMPDSADWIHRLKVVGIDLRDPAQVVALADTVAAAGPLDILINNAAQTVRRSPRAYSELVAAEAAPLPPGELPAAEVFGAFGSGARTAAALPSPRGEGLSAQDVTGLALVSGSASLARIEAGTAIDAGGLVPDLDPSNTWVQTVGEVDPVELLEVQLCNVTAPFILISRLRPAMAAAAARRKYVVNVSAMEGQFARGYKGPGHPHTNMAKASLNMLTRTSAQEMLETDGILMTAVDTGWITDERPHPDKVRLAAEGFHAPLDLVDGAARVYDPVVRGERGEDLFGCFLKDYRPSAW, from the coding sequence ATGACGGCGACAGCACAGGACCTTCACGACCCCGGGCCGCGGGAGAAACCCGCCGCCGGGGGAATCCGGCAGCCCCGGCCGGGGTCGGGTGCCGGTGCCGGCGCGGGGCCGGACGCAGGATCGGGGGCGCTCCAGGACGCCGCCGCCGGTCCGTACGGCGACGGCGGTCCGGGCCCGCGCGCCGACACCGCCCCACGTCCGTACGGCGACCGCGACGCCGAGCCGTACGGCGAGCACGGGACCGGGCCCCACGCCGACCGCGACGGCGAGCCGTACGCCGACGGTGCCGAACCGTACGACCGCGCCGCCGCGGGGTCCGGCATCGACCCGGCCCGGCTGGAGACCTGCCTCGCCGTGCTCGCCGAACTCGACGGGCTGCCGGTCGACCACCCTGACGCCATAGCGGTACGGCGGGCGACCGCCGGCGTCTACCGGACGGTGAAGCAGCGCCGCCGCCAGGAGCGCCGGGCCGCCAAGACCGCCAACGACAAGGCCGTCACCGAGGCCACCGCGACCGGCGCCGCCGACCGGATCGACGACGAGACGCTCGGCATCCGGCTCACCGCCTCCGTCAGCACCGAGATCGCCGGCATCCTGGAGCGCCCCCGGTCCTGCTACGTCTGCAAGACCCGCTACGTCGAGGTGGACGCCTTCTACCACCAGCTGTGCCCGTCCTGCGCGGCCGAGAACCGGGCCCGGCGCGAGGCCCGCACCGATCTGACCGGGCGGCGGGCCCTGCTCACCGGCGGCCGGGCCAAGATCGGCATGTACATCGCCTTGCGGCTGCTGCGGGACGGCGCCCACACCACCGTCACCACCCGTTTCCCCAACGACGCGATCCGCCGCTTCAAGGCGATGCCGGACAGCGCCGACTGGATCCACCGGCTGAAGGTCGTCGGCATCGACCTGCGCGACCCCGCGCAGGTCGTGGCGCTCGCCGACACGGTGGCCGCGGCCGGCCCGCTGGACATCCTGATCAACAACGCGGCCCAGACCGTACGGCGCTCGCCGCGCGCCTACAGCGAGCTGGTCGCGGCCGAGGCGGCGCCGCTGCCGCCCGGCGAGCTGCCCGCCGCCGAGGTCTTCGGCGCCTTCGGCTCGGGCGCGCGGACCGCCGCCGCGCTGCCCTCGCCCCGCGGCGAGGGGCTGTCGGCCCAGGACGTCACCGGACTCGCGCTGGTCAGCGGCTCCGCCTCGCTCGCCCGGATCGAGGCGGGCACCGCGATCGACGCGGGCGGCCTGGTGCCCGACCTCGACCCCAGCAACACCTGGGTGCAGACCGTCGGCGAGGTCGACCCGGTGGAGCTGCTGGAGGTGCAGCTGTGCAACGTGACGGCGCCCTTCATCCTGATCAGCAGGCTGCGGCCGGCCATGGCGGCGGCGGCGGCCCGGCGCAAGTACGTGGTCAACGTGTCGGCGATGGAAGGGCAGTTCGCCCGCGGCTACAAAGGCCCCGGGCATCCGCACACCAACATGGCCAAGGCGTCGCTGAACATGCTGACCCGCACCAGCGCGCAGGAGATGCTGGAGACCGACGGCATCCTGATGACCGCGGTGGACACCGGCTGGATCACCGACGAGCGCCCGCACCCCGACAAGGTGCGGCTGGCCGCCGAGGGCTTCCACGCGCCGCTGGACCTGGTGGACGGCGCGGCGCGCGTCTACGACCCGGTGGTCCGCGGCGAGCGCGGCGAGGACCTGTTCGGCTGCTTCCTCAAGGACTACCGCCCCTCCGCCTGGTGA
- a CDS encoding SDR family oxidoreductase, with amino-acid sequence MYVVPDQTGKTVVVTGANSGTGKEAARRLSAAGARVVMAVRTPAKGEQAREELLAENPRALLEVRRVDLADLTSVREFAEGILARGPLDLLVNNAGVMAPPTRMTTADGFELQFGSNYLGPFALTLRLLPALLAAPAPRVTTMSSGTANYGRIHFDDLQWERRRYSANLSYAQSKLADLIFTRQLAAIAAERGWKLLSDAAHPGFTRTNLQSAGASLGRDKPKRSLLNSLSILPSQGVEPGTEPLLHAATSPDATPGVYYGPGGRFGLVGPTAVVRVTRRALDPAVNARLWAESERLTGVSLPAPARTA; translated from the coding sequence GTGTACGTCGTCCCCGACCAGACCGGAAAGACCGTCGTCGTCACCGGCGCCAACAGCGGTACGGGCAAGGAAGCCGCCCGCCGGCTGTCCGCCGCGGGCGCGCGGGTGGTCATGGCGGTCCGCACACCCGCCAAGGGCGAGCAGGCCAGGGAGGAACTCCTGGCCGAGAACCCGCGGGCCCTGCTGGAAGTGCGCCGGGTGGACCTGGCCGACCTCACCTCGGTACGCGAGTTCGCCGAGGGCATCCTCGCCCGCGGCCCGCTGGACCTGCTGGTCAACAACGCGGGCGTGATGGCGCCCCCCACCCGGATGACCACCGCCGACGGCTTCGAGCTGCAGTTCGGCAGCAACTACCTCGGGCCGTTCGCCCTCACCCTGCGGCTGCTCCCCGCCCTGCTGGCCGCCCCCGCGCCCCGGGTCACCACCATGAGCAGCGGCACCGCCAACTACGGCCGGATCCACTTCGACGACCTCCAGTGGGAGCGGCGCCGCTACAGCGCCAACCTCTCCTACGCCCAGTCCAAGCTCGCCGACCTCATCTTCACCCGGCAGCTGGCCGCCATCGCCGCCGAGCGCGGCTGGAAGCTGCTGAGCGACGCCGCCCACCCGGGCTTCACCCGTACCAACCTCCAGAGCGCGGGCGCGAGCCTGGGCCGGGACAAGCCCAAGCGCTCCCTGCTCAACAGCCTGTCGATCCTGCCCTCGCAGGGCGTCGAACCGGGCACCGAACCGCTGTTGCACGCGGCCACGAGCCCGGACGCCACCCCCGGCGTGTACTACGGCCCCGGCGGCCGGTTCGGCCTGGTCGGGCCGACGGCCGTCGTCCGCGTCACCCGCCGCGCCCTCGACCCGGCCGTCAACGCCCGGCTGTGGGCGGAGTCCGAGCGACTGACCGGCGTGAGCCTGCCCGCTCCCGCCCGCACCGCCTGA
- the fahA gene encoding fumarylacetoacetase, producing the protein MHSPSPLTVPPDALFGAHNLPYGVFSTAAGTGRRLGVAYGEHVLDAGAAARATGAPADLTALLTAPSLNPLLAAGRPAWTRVRGALTEWLTADGHRAAVEPCLVPRADVSLHLPFEVADYVDFYASEHHAANLGRIFRPGTEPLTPNWKHLPIGYHGRAGTVVVSGTPVVRPSGQRKAPADPAPDYGPARRLDIEAEVGFVVGAASPQGSRVALADADAHVFGVCLLNDWSARDIQSWETVPLGPFLGKSFATSLSPWVVPLDALSAARIDPPARDTEPLPYLDDRAARPPYGLDISLEVRLNGHVVARPPFAAMYWTYAQMLAHMTVNGASLRPGDLFASGTVSGRDRPTRGALIELTWNGGQPLDLPDGSRRGFLEDGDEVAISATAPGPGGTRIGFGEVAGRILPAR; encoded by the coding sequence TTGCACTCCCCGAGCCCGCTCACCGTGCCGCCCGACGCGCTCTTCGGGGCGCACAACCTGCCGTACGGCGTCTTCAGCACGGCCGCGGGCACCGGGCGGCGACTCGGGGTGGCCTACGGGGAGCACGTCCTGGACGCGGGCGCCGCCGCCCGCGCGACCGGCGCCCCGGCCGACCTGACCGCCCTGCTCACCGCCCCCTCGCTGAACCCGCTGCTGGCCGCCGGGCGCCCGGCCTGGACCCGGGTCCGGGGCGCGCTCACCGAGTGGCTGACCGCCGACGGCCACCGGGCGGCCGTCGAGCCGTGCCTGGTGCCCCGCGCCGACGTGAGCCTGCACCTGCCGTTCGAGGTCGCCGACTACGTGGACTTCTACGCCTCCGAGCACCACGCGGCGAACCTGGGCCGGATCTTCCGGCCGGGCACCGAGCCGCTGACCCCCAACTGGAAGCATCTGCCGATCGGCTACCACGGCCGGGCCGGTACCGTGGTGGTCTCCGGCACTCCCGTGGTCCGCCCCAGTGGCCAGCGCAAGGCCCCGGCCGACCCGGCGCCGGACTACGGCCCCGCCCGCCGGCTCGACATCGAGGCCGAGGTGGGCTTCGTCGTCGGCGCCGCCTCCCCGCAGGGCTCGCGGGTGGCCCTGGCCGACGCGGACGCGCACGTCTTCGGGGTGTGCCTGCTCAACGACTGGTCGGCCCGGGACATCCAGTCCTGGGAGACCGTCCCGCTGGGCCCCTTCCTCGGCAAGTCCTTTGCCACCTCGCTCTCCCCGTGGGTGGTGCCGCTCGACGCGCTGTCCGCCGCCCGTATCGACCCGCCGGCCCGCGACACCGAGCCGCTCCCTTATCTGGACGACCGCGCCGCCCGCCCGCCGTACGGCCTGGACATCTCCCTGGAGGTCCGGCTCAACGGCCACGTGGTGGCCCGGCCGCCGTTCGCCGCCATGTACTGGACGTACGCCCAGATGCTGGCCCATATGACGGTGAACGGCGCGAGCCTGCGTCCCGGGGACCTCTTCGCCTCCGGCACGGTCAGCGGCCGGGACCGGCCGACCCGCGGCGCGCTGATCGAGCTGACCTGGAACGGCGGGCAGCCGCTCGACCTGCCCGACGGCAGCCGCCGCGGCTTCCTGGAGGACGGCGACGAGGTGGCGATCAGCGCGACCGCCCCCGGCCCCGGCGGCACCCGGATCGGCTTCGGCGAGGTCGCCGGCCGGATCCTGCCCGCGCGCTGA
- a CDS encoding TetR/AcrR family transcriptional regulator: MATNFQRARSEEQRAQRRGAILDTAATMLTEMPVAQLSLNELSRRVGLAKSNVLRYFESREAVLLDLLGDASRGWLTDLEAEFAAAVDTAAGARERADTVAAVLASSLAARPVLCDLVSAQAAVLERNVSARIAAQYKQDAIANAMTLARLVDDRIPELGADDALRFAGATLMTTGAVWTHAQPSAGMLAAYEADPALASMRLDFTATLRQLLEIVLSGLLARRAP, from the coding sequence ATGGCCACGAACTTCCAGCGCGCCCGCAGCGAGGAGCAGCGCGCCCAGCGCAGGGGCGCCATCCTCGACACCGCCGCCACGATGCTGACCGAGATGCCCGTGGCCCAGCTCAGCCTGAACGAGCTGAGCCGCCGGGTCGGCCTGGCGAAGTCCAACGTCCTGCGCTACTTCGAATCACGCGAGGCCGTCCTGCTCGATCTGCTCGGGGACGCCTCCCGCGGCTGGCTGACCGACCTCGAGGCGGAGTTCGCCGCCGCGGTCGACACGGCGGCCGGAGCCCGGGAGCGGGCCGACACCGTGGCCGCGGTCCTCGCGTCCTCGCTGGCCGCCCGGCCGGTCCTCTGCGACCTGGTCAGCGCCCAGGCGGCCGTCCTGGAGCGGAACGTGTCCGCGCGGATCGCCGCCCAGTACAAGCAGGACGCCATCGCCAACGCCATGACGCTGGCGCGCCTGGTCGACGACCGCATACCCGAACTCGGCGCGGACGACGCCCTGCGGTTCGCCGGCGCCACCCTGATGACGACCGGCGCCGTGTGGACCCACGCCCAGCCCTCGGCCGGGATGCTCGCCGCCTACGAGGCGGATCCTGCGCTGGCCTCGATGCGGCTGGACTTCACCGCCACGCTCCGCCAGCTGCTGGAGATCGTGCTGTCCGGCCTGCTCGCCCGCCGCGCCCCCTGA
- a CDS encoding SRPBCC family protein, translating into MSPSVPPFVSPFVIERRTALPPAETWRRVTSWERHTATVPLTRITVDTPPPSGIGTVFTARTRVGPLGFDDPMRVTVWEPPAGDAGAGRCRLEKTGRSVTGWAEIEVFPDGAGSLVRWREELRVRRLPGALDAATAACGRLLFGRALDTLLAG; encoded by the coding sequence GTGTCCCCTTCCGTGCCCCCGTTCGTGTCCCCGTTCGTGATCGAGCGCCGCACCGCGCTGCCGCCGGCCGAGACCTGGCGGCGCGTCACCTCCTGGGAGCGGCACACCGCGACCGTGCCCCTCACCCGGATCACGGTGGACACCCCGCCGCCGTCCGGGATCGGCACGGTGTTCACCGCGCGGACCCGGGTGGGGCCGCTCGGGTTCGACGACCCGATGCGCGTCACCGTGTGGGAACCGCCCGCGGGGGACGCCGGGGCCGGGCGCTGCCGGCTGGAGAAGACCGGGCGGAGCGTCACCGGCTGGGCCGAGATCGAGGTGTTCCCGGACGGCGCGGGCTCGCTGGTGCGCTGGCGGGAGGAGCTGCGGGTGCGCCGGCTGCCGGGCGCCCTGGACGCGGCGACCGCGGCCTGCGGCCGGCTGCTCTTCGGGCGGGCGCTCGACACCCTGCTGGCGGGCTGA
- a CDS encoding NADP-dependent isocitrate dehydrogenase yields MADSTIIYTHTDEAPALATYSLLPVIEAYAATAGVSVESRDISLAGRIIAAFPEYLDEAQRIPDALAELGALAGTPAANIIKLPNISASIPQLKAAVAELQQQGYALPDYPDDPKSDEEKDVRARYDRIKGSAVNPVLREGNSDRRAPASVKNYARAHPHRMGVWSPQSRTNVATMGVDDFRSTEKSAVVGAAGSLRIELHGDDGSTTVLRESVPVLAGEVVDASVLRVAALREFLTAQIARAKDEGVLFSVHLKATMMKVSDPVIFGHVVRAFFPRTFAEYGATLAAAGLTPNDGLGGILKGLEALPEGPAIKASFDAELAEGPALAMVDSDRGITNLHVPSDVIVDASMPAMIRTSGHMWGPDGKEADTLAVIPDSSYAGIYQVVIDDCRAHGAYDPATMGSVSNVGLMAQAAEEYGSHDKTFEIPATGTVRVVDADGEAVLEQAVGAGDIFRMCQTKDVPIRDWVKLAVSRARATGDPAVFWLDEGRAHDAVLIEKITAYLPEHDTDGLRIEIRSPEDAIAFSLERIRRGENTISVTGNVLRDYLTDLFPILELGTSAKMLSVVPLINGGGLFETGAGGSAPKHVQQLLKENYLRWDSLGEFLALAVSFEHLAQTTGNARAQILADTLDRATGTFLNEDKSPSRRVGGIDNRGSHFYLALYWAQELAAQTEDAQLAQAFAALATSLAEQEQTIVAELIAVQGRPADIGGYYQPDPAKAAAVMRPSATLNRALAILG; encoded by the coding sequence GTGGCTGACTCGACCATCATCTATACGCACACCGACGAGGCCCCGGCCTTGGCCACGTACAGCCTCCTGCCGGTGATCGAGGCTTACGCCGCCACGGCGGGGGTGAGCGTGGAGAGCCGTGACATCTCCCTGGCGGGACGGATCATCGCGGCCTTCCCCGAGTACCTCGACGAAGCGCAGCGGATCCCGGACGCCCTCGCCGAACTGGGCGCGCTGGCCGGGACCCCGGCGGCCAACATCATCAAGCTGCCGAACATCTCGGCGTCCATCCCGCAGCTCAAGGCGGCCGTCGCCGAGCTCCAGCAGCAGGGCTACGCGCTGCCGGACTACCCGGACGACCCCAAGTCCGACGAGGAGAAGGACGTACGGGCCCGGTACGACCGGATCAAGGGCAGTGCGGTCAACCCGGTGCTGCGCGAGGGCAACTCCGACCGCCGGGCCCCCGCCTCGGTGAAGAACTACGCCAGGGCGCACCCGCACCGGATGGGCGTGTGGAGCCCGCAGTCCAGGACCAACGTGGCGACCATGGGCGTGGACGACTTCCGCAGCACCGAGAAGTCCGCGGTCGTCGGCGCGGCCGGCTCGCTGCGGATCGAACTGCACGGCGACGACGGCAGCACCACCGTGCTGCGCGAGTCCGTCCCCGTGCTGGCCGGCGAGGTGGTGGACGCCTCCGTGCTGCGCGTCGCCGCGCTGCGCGAGTTCCTGACCGCGCAGATCGCGCGTGCCAAGGACGAGGGCGTGCTGTTCTCCGTGCACCTCAAGGCCACCATGATGAAGGTCTCCGACCCCGTCATCTTCGGGCACGTCGTGCGCGCCTTCTTCCCCAGGACCTTCGCCGAGTACGGCGCCACGCTGGCCGCGGCGGGCCTGACCCCGAACGACGGCCTCGGCGGCATCCTCAAGGGCCTGGAGGCACTGCCCGAGGGCCCGGCCATCAAGGCGTCCTTCGACGCGGAGCTCGCCGAGGGCCCGGCGCTGGCCATGGTCGACTCCGACCGCGGCATCACCAACCTGCACGTGCCCAGCGACGTGATCGTGGACGCGTCCATGCCGGCCATGATCCGCACCTCCGGCCACATGTGGGGCCCGGACGGGAAGGAGGCCGACACCCTCGCGGTGATCCCGGACAGCTCCTACGCCGGCATCTACCAGGTCGTGATCGACGACTGCCGCGCGCACGGCGCCTACGACCCGGCCACCATGGGCTCGGTGTCGAACGTCGGCCTGATGGCGCAGGCGGCCGAGGAGTACGGCAGCCACGACAAGACCTTCGAGATCCCGGCCACCGGCACCGTACGGGTGGTCGACGCCGACGGCGAGGCCGTCCTGGAGCAGGCGGTCGGCGCCGGCGACATCTTCCGGATGTGCCAGACCAAGGACGTGCCGATCCGCGACTGGGTCAAGCTCGCCGTCTCCCGCGCCCGCGCCACCGGCGACCCGGCCGTCTTCTGGCTGGACGAGGGCCGCGCGCACGACGCGGTGCTCATCGAGAAGATCACGGCGTACCTGCCCGAGCACGACACCGACGGGCTGCGGATCGAGATCAGGTCGCCGGAGGACGCCATCGCGTTCTCCCTGGAGCGCATCCGGCGCGGCGAGAACACCATCTCGGTCACCGGCAACGTCCTGCGCGACTACCTGACCGACCTGTTCCCGATCCTGGAGCTGGGCACCAGCGCCAAGATGCTGTCGGTCGTCCCGCTGATCAACGGCGGCGGGCTGTTCGAGACCGGCGCCGGCGGCTCCGCGCCCAAGCACGTTCAGCAGCTGCTCAAGGAGAACTACCTGCGCTGGGACAGCCTCGGCGAGTTCCTGGCGCTCGCGGTCAGCTTCGAGCACCTCGCGCAGACCACCGGCAACGCCCGCGCGCAGATCCTCGCCGACACCCTGGACCGGGCCACCGGCACCTTCCTCAACGAGGACAAGTCGCCGAGCCGCCGCGTGGGCGGCATCGACAACCGCGGCAGCCACTTCTACCTGGCGCTGTACTGGGCGCAGGAGCTTGCCGCCCAGACCGAGGACGCGCAGCTCGCGCAGGCGTTCGCCGCGCTGGCCACGTCGCTCGCCGAGCAGGAGCAGACGATCGTCGCCGAGCTCATCGCCGTACAGGGCCGGCCGGCCGACATCGGCGGCTACTACCAGCCCGACCCGGCGAAGGCGGCAGCGGTGATGCGCCCGTCGGCCACGCTCAACCGGGCACTGGCGATCCTGGGCTGA
- a CDS encoding carbohydrate kinase family protein, with translation MSDFLVVGECVADIVRAPGRPDVTHPGGSPANVAYGLGRLERRVTLLTQLGGDPAGQLIGAHLRSAGVELLGDLGAGAVTPTAVVTLDGWGRASYDFDVRWTLRSAGPLPAGVRHVHLGSIGAVTEPGAAAVREVVAGLHGRATVSYDPNVRPALLGPREEAVARVEERVALSDLVKASDEDLAWLYPGQAPARVARRWLASGPGAVLVTFGADGSAAYTAAGEVRAAAVPGEVADTVGAGDSFMAAVLDALAGSGLLGAAARPALGALDEAGWAAALHRAATAAALTVARPGANPPDLTELRAALGR, from the coding sequence ATGAGCGACTTCCTGGTGGTCGGTGAGTGCGTGGCGGACATCGTGCGGGCCCCCGGCCGCCCGGACGTGACCCACCCCGGCGGCAGTCCGGCCAACGTGGCGTACGGGCTGGGCCGGCTGGAGCGGCGGGTCACACTGCTCACCCAGCTGGGCGGCGATCCGGCCGGTCAGCTGATCGGCGCCCATCTGCGGTCCGCGGGCGTGGAGCTGCTGGGCGACCTCGGGGCGGGGGCGGTCACACCGACCGCGGTGGTGACGCTGGACGGGTGGGGTCGCGCCTCGTACGACTTCGACGTGCGCTGGACGCTGCGGTCGGCGGGCCCGCTGCCCGCCGGGGTACGGCATGTGCACCTCGGGTCGATCGGCGCGGTGACCGAGCCGGGCGCCGCGGCGGTGCGGGAGGTGGTGGCGGGGCTGCACGGGCGGGCCACGGTGAGTTACGACCCCAACGTGCGGCCGGCGCTGCTCGGGCCGCGGGAGGAGGCGGTGGCCCGGGTCGAGGAGCGGGTGGCGCTCAGCGATCTGGTGAAGGCCAGCGACGAGGACCTGGCCTGGCTCTACCCGGGGCAGGCGCCCGCCCGGGTCGCCCGGCGCTGGCTGGCGTCGGGGCCGGGCGCGGTGCTGGTGACCTTCGGCGCGGACGGCTCGGCGGCGTACACCGCGGCGGGCGAGGTCCGCGCCGCCGCGGTCCCCGGCGAGGTCGCCGACACGGTGGGCGCGGGCGACTCCTTCATGGCGGCGGTGCTGGACGCGCTGGCCGGGTCCGGCCTGCTGGGGGCCGCCGCCCGGCCCGCCCTCGGCGCCCTGGACGAGGCCGGGTGGGCCGCCGCGCTGCACCGGGCGGCCACCGCCGCGGCCCTGACGGTGGCCCGCCCCGGGGCCAACCCGCCGGACCTCACGGAGCTGCGGGCGGCACTCGGCCGGTAG